ATTGACTAACAGGATTTACTACCGAGCTTTTAATAATGTCCGGTTTTTTTCGGACATTTTTTGTCAATACCTGACCAAAAAACTAAAGTACTAATCTTTTTATATTGCAAATACGGCCTAAAACAAGGAAATTGGTTGTTAGAATTTTTCAATAACAAATCAGGGAAATGAACCATAAATTTCTTAAACCAAGGCAGGCATTAAATAAGGCATTTTTAAAAGTAAAACCTGTTAGGACCCAAATTGAGGTATTCAAAGATAATTTGATTCGATTGCTGGATCAGATCAATGAAAAAGAGTCAGAGGAGTTTCACAAAAACATTGTCTCTGACTTTCTCAAAAGAACTTATTATGAGCCTGATTTCTCCATAAATACCAAGGGTAGAAATGATATGGTGATCCATAATGGTAAAGATGGAAAGAGTTCCGTAGGGGTTATCATAGAGACCAAAAAACCTACAAACAAGGCAGAAATGCTTTCTCTTTCCCCTGAAGCTAATACTATCAAAAGTCTTAACGTTAAATCCTTTCAAGAACTGGTTCTATACTTTTTAAGGGAGCGAATCACTCAGAATAACTTAGAGCTCAAATACCTGGTAGTGACCAATATCTATGAATGGTTTGTGTTTGATGCATCAGTATTTGAAAAAGCCTTTGCCCAAAATAAAACCTTGGTGAAGGACTTTAAGGCCTTTGAAGCAGGGAGCTTGTCTGGTACGACTACTGACTTTTTCTACAAGGAAATTGCAGCTCGGGATATTGATAAACTGGAAGGTGAATTACCTTTTACTTATTTTGACCTTAGGACATACGACAAACCGCTTCGCAATGCAGATAAAAAGGATGATGTCAAGCTGATAGCGCTTTTCAAATTGCTCTCGCCACAACATTTATTGAAACTGCCATTTACCAATGATAGCAATAGCTTAGACAGACGGTTTTATAGTGAACTTTTACACATCATTGGATTAAGTGAAACCAAAGATGGAGGCAAAAAACTAATCGGAAGAAGTAAAGAAGCAGAAAGGAACGCAGGTTCCATTCTCGAAAATGCCATTATTGAACTGGATAGCTTGGATAAAATCAGTCGCCTTCAAAAGCCCAGTCAATACGGCGATACTCATGAAGAAAGACTATTCAATGTGGCTCTCGAACTCAGTATCACATGGATCAATAGAATTCTTTTCCTAAAGTTACTAGAAGCACAACTACTGACCTATCACAAAGGAGACAAGTCTTATGCATTCCTTAATTTAGAAAAAATCAATAGCGTCCTAAATAAAAAATGAGAGGTCTGAATTTTTGCCCAAAATGTGTATTTTGGGTTTGCACCAAAAACAAAGACCTCTCATGTGTAATATTACATTGTTTTCACAGATTATTAAAAAGATTGACCGTTCAACTTTCAAAAAACTGGTTCAAGATAAGCAGACAGATAAAGGTTGTAAAGGTTTTGATAGCTGGACACATCTAGTATCAATGCTTTTCTGTCATTTTGCAAAAAGCACATCGGTAAGAGATATATCCAATGGTCTTCGTTCAGCTACGGGGAACCTAAACCATCTTGGGATTTCAAAGGCTCCTTCCAAGTCAAGTATCAGCTATCAGAACAAGCGGAGAGATGCTGATCTTTTTAAAGACCTTTATTATTCTCTTTTGGGAAGTTTAGGACAGCAGGCATCACTCAGGCGTGTCAAACTTAAAATCAAGGTGCCAGTATATCTTTTAGATGCAACAGTCATAAGCCTTTGCCTTTCTGTCTTCGACTGGGCCACATTCCGCACTAAAAAGGGCGCTGTTAAGATGCATACCCTGTTAGATTATGATGGTAAACTTCCTGCTTATGTGAACATTACAGAAGGAAGCGTAGCGGATAATAAAGGTGCTTACAATATACCTTTGGAAAAAGGTTCTGTTATCGTCGCAGACAGGTACTACAATGACTTTCCGATGCTAAATATTTGGGACAGCAAAGGGGTATTCTTTGTCATAAGGCATAAGGACAACCTGGCTTACACCGTGATCAGCGAACGGGAACTGCCAGAAAAAATGGCACAGCATGTTCTAATTGACCAAGAAATAGAACTGACCAACCCACAGTCTAAGACTAAGTATCCTAAAAAACTCAGAAGAGTGGCAGTCTGGGACGAGAAAAACCAACAGACCATAGAAATCATCACCAACAACTTCACCTGGGCAGCACAGACAATCGGAGACCTTTATAAATC
This Cecembia calidifontis DNA region includes the following protein-coding sequences:
- a CDS encoding IS4 family transposase encodes the protein MCILGLHQKQRPLMCNITLFSQIIKKIDRSTFKKLVQDKQTDKGCKGFDSWTHLVSMLFCHFAKSTSVRDISNGLRSATGNLNHLGISKAPSKSSISYQNKRRDADLFKDLYYSLLGSLGQQASLRRVKLKIKVPVYLLDATVISLCLSVFDWATFRTKKGAVKMHTLLDYDGKLPAYVNITEGSVADNKGAYNIPLEKGSVIVADRYYNDFPMLNIWDSKGVFFVIRHKDNLAYTVISERELPEKMAQHVLIDQEIELTNPQSKTKYPKKLRRVAVWDEKNQQTIEIITNNFTWAAQTIGDLYKSRWEIEVFFRDIKQLLHIKTFIGTSKNAVMIQIWTALITILLLKAMKASAKYGWHLSNLVAFIRLNIFVKIELQNWLDRPFEDHDKPPKYNPQGVLFPDYK